The Dioscorea cayenensis subsp. rotundata cultivar TDr96_F1 chromosome 8, TDr96_F1_v2_PseudoChromosome.rev07_lg8_w22 25.fasta, whole genome shotgun sequence genome segment GCCTTACTATAATTATAAGATCAACTCTTATTAGATAAGGACCAAATCACTTATTTCTTGTCAGAGAATAGCCATgcactgaaaaagaaaattaaatttgtgcTTTATTAAACATATAACAAGTGTTTTAAACTCAAACCGAACCACCAACactcatttaattaaattcatgCCTTACTATATAATTATAAGATCATCTCTAGCTAATAATCATATGTATTCATTGATCTTCCACTCTTTAACatagaaaacatcaaattaattaactagtgcaacaatggagaaaaagattataagtatatataaatgaatgaaGGCACAGTGAGAGCTGGCACATATTCTGTTCTCACAGAGAGATAGCAACAAACTTGTGctgtgctatatatatatatatatatcaacttgggCTCAACTTCTTTTATCTTCTTAGCATACATCCAGATACAGCATTGAATTTGGTAGGGATGAGTGAAGAAATATCTGGAGCACATTAAATAGGATCACTTGCCTTGTTCTTTTtcctatatattttattgttggACATCAATGCAACATTCCACTACTCAAGCCCACCGCTTTGAGCATCTGGTTTTCTTGCTCTTCTTAAATGCTCTTCatctcatttaattaattacttgatATATATCACATTTCCCTATATTTATGAGTTTAACTTTATCTATAAATATCTTCATTGGTGATCTATATACTTGTAATATGATGTAGATGGAGTGTGTTTGGATGAAGATTGCTGGTTATGAAGTTAGTATTTGCACTAGTGCTATGAAGAAGGTTGCTTATGTtgttctcttcttcatcttttcagcAAGTAAGAGCTAGTTAGTACTTCTCTTCTTCCCTTAATTCTTAATTAGAAGGAATGGAATaagctatatatatttatagtatgTATATGACATTGAGATTAATTTGCAGGTGGAGTGATGATAGGGTTGGTGACAGGAGCAGTGAATGGGCAAACAAAGGAGACAGGGATGGTGAGAGGTGCGATGATTGGTGCCATTGCCGGTGCGGTGGTGGGCATGGAGGTTCTTGAGTCTTGCTTCCAAGGAGAGCTTCTATCCAAGGTCAGTATTAATAAGTAGTAACAGCATATACCTGCAATTCTGCATGCATgttaatttgttaataattacTTACTGTTTATATTAATAGTTAAACTTTTCAAATTAATGCTTATTTATGCTCCTATTTTTATATGATGATAACTACTTAAAAGGCTAGTTTTTGCTGCTTGAGCTTGCTAACGTACTGCAGTCAAAGGTTATTTAGAAATCAATAAAATCTCAGCATGCACGTTTATGAGTAATTAAATCTTtcacaatttttaatatatattatttcaggTTTTAATTTGGTTCTATCTTCccttaaatatttatatatatatatatatatatatttatatttacattgtATATGCTGATAAGTAAAAGGTTTGATGCTTGAACTTGCCAAGAATAATTGTACATAATGGATAGCTGCATGAATGATTATAGGTAATTGTACTCagaatcaataataaaagaacttATTTGAAGAAACTGAGCAAAAGAGTAAAATAaaatcttctcttttcttcttcactgTAAAAATAATACAGATGAGAATCTTTAAAAGCCTTGTAAATGGGAAGATATTCCGGGAATACGTCGGTCCAGCCATCCTCAAAGCATATCAATGGCaggtaaatcaaaattttgcatAGATTTCTcagtaaaataacaaaagaaaaaagaattaaaattcttgaatttatgttgtttttcaGCAAAATGAAGCAGAAATCAATTACTCAGAAACTGCAGACATGTTTGATGCCAGTAAAAACAAAGGTTTATTACCAGAAAATGTCAAGAAACTGCCTGAATTCATCATCAGTGACAGAGCTATCTGTTGTGCCATTTGTTTACAGGTAAAATTGGAATCTTATTTGATGATTAAGAGCTTGTAAAATGATTcgttcatgaaaaaaaaatttcaattttacaGGATTGCAAAATTGGAGAGAGTGCAAGAAGATTGCTATCATGtgctcatttttttcatatgaaGTGTATTGATGAATGGCTTGTCAGAAATGCAACTTGCCCAATCTGCAGAAAAGATGTGTAGCAATTTGTTCTTGGGAGGGATGTGCATCAATTGCACATGTTACCAACTTGGTCTAAATCACATGGCAAGATTGATTTtttggagtaaatttttttgtgagtCACTAaattttggctcattttcactttaatcactaaatttcaatttgtatcaattcagtcactcaattttaatttgatttcaaccagtaataaatcaaggatttcaacccccaattgattacatggttGTCTAAAAATCTAAGTCAGTCCTCCTATTGACACATTATTAAATCTATTAGAGATGTCCATATCATAAAAAaagagccacatcattcatttgaaggttgaaatatcttgatttattacaaagtgaaatgaaattaaagttgagtgatcaaattgatacaaattgaagttcggtgatcaaatTTATACTTTGTTTGTGGTTGAGATTTCAtttaagaattatataaattcaaataaaagacagtaaataaattaatttgctCAAACTTGGGCTTAAATGTGTTGGTGatcaaattttactttttttttttcttgaaagttTGTTATTGAccataatcaattatttatataatatatagaaaatCCCACTCACATTAATATCaaccttgttttttttaataaaaaaccaataaatcataataaactaatatttatataattctttaaaaaatatgtattttttaaaattgaataaaagaatataaataaaaaccactATTTAtaattgggatttttttttcaatttcaacttaaccctatttttttttatcaagtataaataattttattcattaagATAGTCTAGAGTATTtttctcttaagtagataaaccacattcattgaAAATAATTGTGGAGCTATCTGGCCCAATTCACACTGAGCTGTTAATGGGTGGGTATCAAAAGGcttaagctttttttttataataataatagttaacttaggttaaaaaaaatatatagttatatcatatttatatatgtgtgaCAAGAAATGAAaggatttataaaaaaaaagaatttaaaaaagctacatagattttaaataaattaaaatattagtagacttttaaaatatatgcaaatatataaaatatttttgtgggATTCTTCGTTCTTGACAGTAGGACCACTTTTTTCTTAGTAACAATAAATCATATGCTGCTCTTCGTAATGCCTATGTATTCTAGTTTAGTCgagcatattttattttttacttctcTTGTCTAGGTTATATTTTTCTATCTCTAGTAAATCTATTTTACTGGTTTAGTTGGgcgctatttttttaatttagtttttggTTATGTAAATTGTAGtaaatctattttaataaaataataataatttttttggaaacaaataaatttgaaatttaatagattttagaaaaaatcaatagtatcttctttaaaataaaaaacaaaagtgtGAAACAATAAAAGTTGGTGCAGAGTCAGCACAAAgtactaattaaatatttgacaagataatttcaaagattatattaatgaataaaatagCTCGGAGATATTACCACaaacaccaaaaaaagaaataaaaatgagggCAAATTGGAATCTTGCattgaaagaatatatatatagtacattCACTTTATGGATTTTCTCATTGATTAAATATGCCATCTTGCAATGAAaccttcccctttttttttacacCATGATGATAAAAGCAAAAggcaatattatatatatatgtatatatgataaTAGTACTAGAAGTTGTCACACATTTGAAGGAAGAAGACCAAAACCTAACACAGTGCATACGTGTCCATAAAGTTCATTAATGGGGTCCAAAGTTAGCTCACCTCTTTTTGAGAGCTATTCTAACATCCCTCCACTTGGAACCCTATTAGTCCTTGCCCTTCTCAACACTTGGTGTGAAAAAATGAACCTCTTTGTTAGGTGCTTTGTTCTTTGTGTTATTATCCATTGTGACTCATCATCATCTACTGGCTTTTCAATGAACTTATTCAAAGATGAAAACTTACAAAAGCATACAGTATACATACCCACAACATAACAATTGTTTTTGTCCCTGGCTTGATTTTGCAAATACCATGAGATGAGAGTACAacataaaaagatattttaatattttaatataaatataatttgatggAATTTTTATATCTCTAAAATTATGGtacaaaaaattattgatgCATAACGGTATCtctaaaaaacataattactcTTAGTTAAAATAAAGAATCGCAACAATGCTTtatagtgtttttatttaacatttttatattttataaataaataaatttagtaaatttttaataaaaatctaattacctactttaaatattttttggttattaattattaatcaatatattttaaatattaaaaactaattataaactaataattttattaattataaaaaaagttaaagggtgaacatgaaaaaaacaagagaaatttataaaatattgtttttgaatttttcactTGTAAAACAAATATAGGGCAATATAAAATGTACGataataatttacaattttttttttaatatttgtgtgAAACAAATGGCAATCCATTGAACGTCAAACATAAAGTAATACAAGCACTACAACATGCTTGCCATACCTCAATCACTTGTATTATGTTATATTACTTGtgttgtatttatttgtatatcaaataaaccaaaaaaattagagtgtataaacaaataattaattcaatacaaaaaaaaaatttagagtcatctaaaatcttaaaataatagttaaatgATGAGAAAACATGACAAGACTTATAAGAAAAAACCATTTAAGAGGATGATCTTTAAATCTGTTTTTATCTTAGTGTGCGGATGGgcaaaatttatgttattattattgtcattgatTTCTATTTTGTCTTGTTGTATGTGCTTTAGTGATTGGATTGCTTAATGGAATGAATATCTTGAGTATCTTCAATGGAATTGTCAATGAGTTTTTGTTGTTAGCCTTTGATTGGTCCATGATTTTTGGTGAAATCACATCAACATTAACCATTTTATGTGACTATTGTCTTTGATTTGACTTTTTTGGATTAGATTTTccaattgttttatttgaacATGAGTCATGACTTAGTattataaaagaaacataagaattcttttttttaaaaaaataataatggaaTTGAagttattatgaattttttttttaaaaaaaagaaatcctaAGTTATGTCTTATTGGATTTGTTTGGCATGTAGGGCCTATTAAATGGTTTAGTAGAAGTAGTTTATAAAATGTTGCCACATTTGGTAAAATTTTCAGATGGTCCTTttgaacttgtttttattagtttttatttgcaaaaattattattattttttaatttatcaaaacgTGTGAGCAGAGATAAAGAACATGTTAAAATAACAGAATGGATTAGTGTTAGACTTGCATTTGATATTTATGTGATATAAAATTAAGATACTAAACTCAATATCTAATACAAGttcattaaattaatcaacGCTTTCTTGTTAGCAAATGATTGagaaatttattaatcaaataaagatctctttattttgttgataaataaatacacaGAGACTTGAGCAATGTTAATGCATAGTTTGTATtcaaattgtttaattatttttctataaataataagcaatataataatataaataaagaaatgattgatataaaagatataaataaataaataaataaaaagtaaagagaaTTAAGTTGGGGTTGAGAGCTGAAGGTGACCTAACGGAACAAAGTAACATGACAAGTGTTATCAAATAATTAGGCTAAGACTTATTAAAAGTTCTCCTATGTTCTTCCTCTTTCTTGATTATCCATTACTTTACTTACTCACCCTTTATATGTaatattcttttcttccttttataccttgtatatttaataatatacgcatattttttattgttattattattattattattattatttaggtaGGTGTAAGTTTGCTAGTAATGtgttatattataaataattatatatagagataatatttgtaaaatgaAGCTGTTatgattttgcaaaaaaattgcaaaattcaaaaataaatttttctaaaaatttcaaatcagaatgaaaaaaacatcaaaatattcTAAAGATTTAATTATATGCATAGTCTTTAACCCACCTGTTTTTCACACAAAAGAAGTAAAATACTGACAAAAAATAGGACTGAAATACTGAAATCATCATCtctaatgaatttttaaaagattatttaaaaaaatatattaaaaaccctGTAAAAAAATGGATTTCTCGACTCTAAACTTGTGCTAGTTGAACTATTATAactgatttatattttttataaaatattaaaaattatgaaaataattttattttattttattttattttattttgataaaattaacaaGCGATAAAATAAAAGTCAGTTATAGTGGTTGATTGATCTCTTAAAAAGATATTCTTCGAATATAACTCTTACGAGGAATTATAAAAGTGAATTAGAACTTGAGAATTGTTACCAACTAGTTCAAGGTTCTttgaaaataatgtttttactaattttttttcaattcataaGCAATACCTACTCCTGGGACTATTCatatgtactttttttttttagactttttaAAAAGGTTATTAATACtcatttacaaattttataatttattttaaaaaaactgaacACCTGTCTTCTCTTGCTTAAGCTGAACACCTGTCTGGTATAAGAGAACTCAAGACAAAGagaagatagagagagagagagagagagagagagagagagagagagagagagaggaatggAGGGAGGTGGTAGTGGAGATGGAAGCCTCACCAATGTCTTGGCCTCTCCAAACAGGGATTTTCTCATATCTCCATCTGGAGACAAGGTGTATTCTATTTgcttttgctttgctttgctttcATATGGACTCCCattattctctctctctttctttctctcttctctttactCTGTAGACAGTGGTTTCTTTCCATTTTAGTCATGTTCACTTTGGTGTTTTTTTCATTCTGTGTACTTCACTTTCTTGTGCTTTGGCCAACTTTTCACAGTATTGCTTTGCTCTCAGTATGTGTTGTGGATCTGtggatttttatgtttaaattaatgttttcaaGTCAAGTTTATCATGATTTCTGttgattttggatttatatttctAGGTGGTTGAGGTTTTAGTAGGAAATCATGCTGAAGTTATAGTTTCTGATGGAAATCATGCTAAAggttgtatatgtatatatatggtcATCTTTTAGAGATATGTATGTTTTCTGATGGATTTTGTTGCTAAATAGAGTGATGAGGTGAAAAGTTTTGTGTTTGGGTTTTAGTTTTCCTCATGATTAACATTCTTGAGAATTTGATTCAAGAATTGATTCAccaaaagaagaaatcaatcTGGTTTTAGTTTTCCTCATGGTTGACATTTGAAGCAACTGTTGGAACCTCACAGGTCAGTGTTAAGGAATTAGAAGGAAAAACTGTTGGATTGTATTTTGCTGCAAACTGGTACTCAAAATGTGAAACTTTCAACCCAGTTTTGGCTCAAGTTTATGCTCAATTGAAGGAACAAGGATTGAAATTCGAAGTAGTTTTTGTGTCTTCTGATGAGGATCAAAGCTTATTTGAGCAGTTCCACAGCAAAATGCCTTGGCTTGCTGTGCCATTCAATGATCTACAATCTAAGAGAGGTCTCACTGAAAAATACCATATTGAAGGCATTCCCTCCTTGATCATACTTAATCCCAATGGTGAGTTATTGCGCACCGACAGTGTAGACCTCATCTATCGCTATGGTTGTCAAGCTTATCCATTTACACCGGAGAGGATGATCGAATTGGAGGCCGAAGAAAAGGCAAGACATGCATCTCAAACTTTAGAGAAACTCTTGGCTATTAATGGTAGAGACTATGTACTGAGTCATAAGGAGCAGGTTTGTATGGCTCTTTTAACtcaaaactaaatttttttttttcatcttcctAAATAACCAGGCATCTGTGAAAGTTTCTGTTTTGCAGGTTTTGGTTTCAAATCTAGTAGGGAAGACAGTAGGATTGTACTTTTCAGCTAACTGCTCTCCTTGTGCCAAATTTACTTCTAGATTGGTGTCGATATATGACAGTTTGAAAGAGAAGAACAAGGAGTTTGAGATTGTGTTTGTTTCAATGGACAAAGATTTGGAAGAGTTCTTACAATGCTTTAATGGCATGCCATGGCTTGCTTTGCCTTATGACAATGAGTCATCGAAGGACCTATCTCGGTATTTCGACATCAAAGGGATTCCCTCACTCATTATTCTAGGTCCTGATGGAAAGACAGTCACAAGGGATGGAAGGAATCTGATAAACTTGCACTTGGAAATGGCATTTCCTTTCACCGAAGCACAATTACAGTTACTCCAAGAAAAGATTGATGAAGAGGCTAAGGCTTATCCAACTACTTTTCACCATGTTGGTCACCAACATGTTCTGAATTTAGTTTCGGCGAACTCAGGCGGCGGCCCATATATTTGCTGTGAGTGTGATGAGCAGGGCTCAGGCTGGGCTTATCAGTGCATTGATTGTGGTTATGAGGTGCATCTGAAATGTGTTAATGAAGTtgggaaagaaaatgaaaaaaataagcaaGAATTTGATGGACATGATGGTTCTATCTCTGCTACGAATGCCGCCAAATCATGAACATATTTTCGATCTATGCTTTTAACTGCTGATGTCCAGAGAGTGTCTCGACACACCGATATCTCTTAGACTCAAAAACAAATCTAAATAATCACTGTTTTGACTTGAAACTCTTGGATGATAACAGCCTGCATCATCCATGGATGTGTTCATATTTGTACAATCTGTTTGACAGTATGTGATGGTCTGTGAATTGTGTTACTGTTGCAGTCTGTTTACTGTTAAAATCAATGAAGTTGTTTTTACTGAAACAACTTCCAACAGATTGAATGTTGATATAGTTCAAGAGTGAAACCTGTGAACTGTATTACTGTTACAAACTGTTTTACAGGTTAAATCAATTGAGTTTGTTTCTGCTGAACTTCTTCAGTGAATTGTCAACAGATTGAATTAATTGTTTCTTTCTCTCTGAGAATTATTTGAGACTAATTTCAAGATGGAATGCAGCATTCAATCAAATCAATCTTATGTATTAATTATGTAGAGTACTTCATAAATTTTGATCTTCCAATCCATTTCATCAACAACTTGCTTTCTTTTTCTGCATACTGTTTTTGCCattttggattttctttgaTTGATTGCAAATAAAGTCAAtgagaaaaataagtaaataaaagaaaatttaaggacttttatgtaatttacatgataaataattttttttttgaaaaaaaaaaatcaaaagccgCCAATTGCTGTAAGCCAACCTCCCTTTCAATAATTactgaaaaaagaaataatcaagtattttaaaaaatcccaaaaaaaaaaaaatcaggactTTATAAAGAATTAAAAGTAAAGACCAAGAAATTAAAGCTTTTAAGcattatctttgtttgtttcCTCATTTTTCACATCACTTCCTTCTCAATATCACTCAATCATTCAcacattatataaaattatctaaaatatatatatatatatatatatatttttatttatcatttaacattaaaatataaaaagttgggcattgttttggttttttagcAGACTTGCTGGCACGTTTGAAGTGGCATTCaggttctcttcttcttcttcttcttcttcttcttcttcttcatattcttcttctttgaatGAATTGGTTCTAGATTGATTGACTCATTGAATTCATCTCTCAAGTTTGTAAACATAAAATCACtgtttttcttctaattttctGCATTCTTTGTTCAAATTCCCTTCTTGTCAATCTCCAAAAATTTCATCTTTCTCTCCTTTTGCTTGGGATCTGAGCTTCAGCTTCTCTGGATTTGCAGGTATGTCTGAGCTCTTGGTTACTTGCTtttaaagtttgaaatttttattgctAGGGTTGTGGTATCAAAAGTTGAGATTTTGATTGCTAGGATTGTGAGATTTTTATCACAAAGAGTTGAGA includes the following:
- the LOC120266350 gene encoding NEP1-interacting protein-like 1 isoform X2 produces the protein MLFSSSSFQQVRASGVMIGLVTGAVNGQTKETGMVRGAMIGAIAGAVVGMEVLESCFQGELLSKMRIFKSLVNGKIFREYVGPAILKAYQWQQNEAEINYSETADMFDASKNKGLLPENVKKLPEFIISDRAICCAICLQDCKIGESARRLLSCAHFFHMKCIDEWLVRNATCPICRKDV
- the LOC120266350 gene encoding NEP1-interacting protein-like 1 isoform X1, which gives rise to MKKVAYVVLFFIFSASGVMIGLVTGAVNGQTKETGMVRGAMIGAIAGAVVGMEVLESCFQGELLSKMRIFKSLVNGKIFREYVGPAILKAYQWQQNEAEINYSETADMFDASKNKGLLPENVKKLPEFIISDRAICCAICLQDCKIGESARRLLSCAHFFHMKCIDEWLVRNATCPICRKDV
- the LOC120267823 gene encoding probable nucleoredoxin 2, producing MEGGGSGDGSLTNVLASPNRDFLISPSGDKVSVKELEGKTVGLYFAANWYSKCETFNPVLAQVYAQLKEQGLKFEVVFVSSDEDQSLFEQFHSKMPWLAVPFNDLQSKRGLTEKYHIEGIPSLIILNPNGELLRTDSVDLIYRYGCQAYPFTPERMIELEAEEKARHASQTLEKLLAINGRDYVLSHKEQVLVSNLVGKTVGLYFSANCSPCAKFTSRLVSIYDSLKEKNKEFEIVFVSMDKDLEEFLQCFNGMPWLALPYDNESSKDLSRYFDIKGIPSLIILGPDGKTVTRDGRNLINLHLEMAFPFTEAQLQLLQEKIDEEAKAYPTTFHHVGHQHVLNLVSANSGGGPYICCECDEQGSGWAYQCIDCGYEVHLKCVNEVGKENEKNKQEFDGHDGSISATNAAKS